TGGTCAGCGGTGGCGCCGGTGAGGAAGTCCTTGGACAGCGGCGGCCGGTCGTAGGGGCGGTGGTGTTCCTCCCCGACGATCACCAGTCGGCCGTCGAATCCTTGGGCGCGCAGGGCCCGTGCGGCGTACAGGCCCGCCAGCGAGGCCCCGATGACAGCGACCGACTTCATGCGGCGGTGCCCTCCTCGGCGGCGTGGTGGTGGACGTAGATCATGCCGTCCTCGACGGTCACGGGGTGGGTGCGCACGGCCCGGCGGGCGGGCAGGCAGGTCGGCGCTCCGGTGCGGAGATCGAATGAAGCGGCGTGCAGCGGGCATTCGACCAGACACCCTTCCAGCCAGCCGTCCGCGAGCGAGGCGTCCTGGTGGGTGCAGGTGTCGTCGATGGCGTACAGCTGCCCGTCGGCGTGGAAGACGGCGATCGGAGGTGCGGTGTCGATGCGTACGGACTCGCCTGCGGGCAGATCGGCGAGATGGCAGACAGGAATCACGGGTCCTCCTGTTACTGTTCGGTATCATCGAGTTTCGCGGTGCGCACGATGAAGCGCTATGCGCAACAGAATCCAGATGGGGAGCGGATGCGTCAAGCGATCCCCGGAAATGCCGATCCTTCGAATCCCGGGCCTCGGTCAGGGTGCCAGGTGGTGAGATCCAACAGATGACGGACATCGTGGAGGGGCAGGCGGAGGACAAGCCGCCGAAGCAGCCGGGCAGTGTGCAGTCGGTGGACCGGGCCGTGACGGTTCTGGAGATCCTGGCCCGGCACGGCGAGGCCGGGGTGACCGAAGTCGCCGATGAGCTGGGCGTGCACAAGTCGACCGCGTTCCGGCTGCTGGGCGTGCTGGAGAACCGCGGGCTGGTCGGGCAGGAGCAGGAGCGCGGCAAGTACTACCTCGGCGCCGGGGTGCTGCGGCTGGCCGGTGCGGCGGCCGTACGGCTGGACATCTCGCAGGAAGGCGCGGTGGTCTGCCGGGAGCTGGCCGAGGAGATGGGGGAGACGGTCAACATCGCGGTGCTGGAGAGCGATGCCGCGGTCAACATCATGCAGGCGCGCGGCCCGGCGTCGGTCACCGCGCAGAACTGGCTCGGCCGGCGCACACCGCTGCACGCCACCTCCAGCGGTAAGGCGCTGCTCGCGTTCCAGCCCGCACCGGTCCAGGAGGCCGTGCTGGCACGGAAGTTGCCGCGGCTCACCGAGCGGACGGTCACCTCGGCCGCCGCGCTGCGCCGGGAGCTCGCCGAAGTGGTCGAGCGCGGTTACGCGGTGGCGTTCGAGGAGCTGGAGCTCGGGCTGCGTGCGGTCGCGGCGCCGGTGCGGGCGCACGACGGCGCGGTGATCGGGGCGATCAGTGTGTCGGTGCCCGCCTACCGGCTGGCCGAGGAGCGGCTGCCCGAGGTCGTCAAGGGCACCGTTGCCGCAGCCGAGGAGCTGTCGCGGCGGATGGGGTACGCCTGTTGACCCGGTGACGGGTGCGGGCACGGGGCGGGGCCGGAGCGGATGTTCCGGCCCCGCCCCCGTGTCCGGGTGCGTCATGAGTCCTTTACCAAGAGCTGGCCCGTACCTCTTGACGGTGCCGATCCGGCGTCTCCACGATGTCTCTCATCGCGCAACCAGTCGTGCAGTGCGCAACAGTGAGGGGTAGGGCATGCCACACGAGGTCCATGCCGTCGTCGCGGCGAAACGAGGCGCACCGGTCGAGCTGCGGACGATTGTGGTGCCGGACCCCGGCCCGGGAGAAGTGCTCGTCGCCGTGCAGGCCTGCGGGGTCTGCCACACCGACCTGCACTACCGGGACGGTGCGATCAGCGAGGAATTCCCCTTCCTGCTCGGCCATGAGGCGGCGGGCGTCGTCGAGTCCGTCGGCCCCGGCGTCACCGATCTCGCCCCGGGCGACTACGTCGTCCTCGC
This genomic stretch from Streptomyces nigrescens harbors:
- a CDS encoding bifunctional 3-phenylpropionate/cinnamic acid dioxygenase ferredoxin subunit; the protein is MIPVCHLADLPAGESVRIDTAPPIAVFHADGQLYAIDDTCTHQDASLADGWLEGCLVECPLHAASFDLRTGAPTCLPARRAVRTHPVTVEDGMIYVHHHAAEEGTAA
- a CDS encoding IclR family transcriptional regulator; the protein is MTDIVEGQAEDKPPKQPGSVQSVDRAVTVLEILARHGEAGVTEVADELGVHKSTAFRLLGVLENRGLVGQEQERGKYYLGAGVLRLAGAAAVRLDISQEGAVVCRELAEEMGETVNIAVLESDAAVNIMQARGPASVTAQNWLGRRTPLHATSSGKALLAFQPAPVQEAVLARKLPRLTERTVTSAAALRRELAEVVERGYAVAFEELELGLRAVAAPVRAHDGAVIGAISVSVPAYRLAEERLPEVVKGTVAAAEELSRRMGYAC